The Thermomonospora amylolytica sequence GTGGCCATGGCCACGGGCAGCGCTCTGGGGGGCATGGGGGCGCTCCTGGGGGTGGGAACGGAGGGCGCCGTTCCGGTGACGACGAGGGGATGCGGGGTGCGGGGCCGGTCAACCGGGTGCGGACACGGCGGACACGACGGGCATGACAGCTCCTTCGCGCAGGCGGCTCCCGCCGCACGGGCCGCCGACCACCTACTTACGACGTAAGTTCCTGGCCGGAACCTAACATGGTCGGCTCGGCTCGGACAGCCCCTCGTGCACGGCCGGTCACCGCGCCCGAACCGACCGATGAACGGCTCTCGCGCCGCGGCGGCGTCAGCCCACGTGGACGACGGGGCGGCGTTTGATGTCGGGTTCGGCCTGGCGGAGGATCTCGCGGGTGAGCGGAGGGATGTCGCCGCCGCCGAGGACCAGGTAGCGCAGCAGGGCGCCGATCGGGTTGCCCTCGGCCCAGTGGAAGTAGACGTGCGGCAGCCTTCCGGTCTCGTCCCGCACGTGCAGCAGGATCGCGGCGATCGCGTTGGAGACGCTGGGGCTCTCGGCCTTCAGGATGCGGTAGCCGTGCCGTTCCTCGGCGGTGACGCGCAGTTCGCTCTCGAACTGCGAGGCGTCGGAGATGGTGATCTCCAGGAAGATCGGCGTCTCGGTGCTGCGCAGGCGGTGCAGTTCCCAGGCCTCGCGGGCCTTGTCGATGTACTCGCTCTGGTCGCGGCTGTCGGGCTCGTTGGCGATGAACCGGATGTCGCCCACCTCGCCGAGGATCCGGCGGGCCTCGTCCGACAGGGTGACGGAGGTGACGCGCAGTTCGGTGGACCGGGTGGCGCGGGAGATCAGTGAGGTCACCACGATCGCCGTGCTGAACAGGATCGCGATCACCAGGCCGTCGGGCCGTTCGACGATGTTGGCCACCATCGCGTACCCCAGCACCGCCGAGACCAGGCCGAACGCGAGGGCGGCCCGGCGCTGCCGGCGGGTGGCGGCGGCCAGCGTGGCGGCGACCGCGGCGGACAGGATCAACGCCAGCACCCCAGTGGCGTAGGCGCCGCCCTGGGCCTCGACCTCGGCGCCGAACGCCAGGGTGATCGCGAACGAGACCGCGGTGAAGATCAGCACCAGCGGCCGGGTGGCCCGCGTCCAGTCCGGCGCCATCCCGTAGCGGGGCAGGTAGCGCGGCACGATGTTGATCAGCCCGGCCATCGCCGAGGCCCCGGCGAACCACAGGATGGCGATGGTCGACAGGTCGTAGGCGGTGCCGAACCAGTCGCCGAGGTGCTCGTGGGCCAGGTACGCCAGCGCCCGCCCGTTGGCCTCGCCGCCCTCCTCGAACTCCTCCGCCGGGATCAGCACCGTGGTGGCGAAGCTGGAGGTGATCAGGAAGACGCTCATGATCAGCGCCGCCGTGGTCAGCAGCCGCCGCGCCCCCCGGATGCGCTCCGCGACATCGCCCTTGATCAGCGGCATCACCGCCACGCCGGTCTCGAAGCCGGACAGCCCCAGCGCCAGCTTGGGCATCACCAGCAGCGAGACCGCCGCCATCGCCAGCGGGCTGGAGTAGTCGGCGGTCAGCACGTTCCGCCAGTCGGTCACGGCCTGCGGCTCACCGGCGACGTGGACGAGGGCGGTGCCGACGACGACGGCGTTCAGCGCCAGGTAGACCGCCACCAGCACCACCGCGATGGAGATCGCCTCGCTGAACCCGATCAGGAAGATCGCCCCCAGCGCCGCGATCAGCAGCAGCGTCACCGGCACCTGCCATCCGGCGAGCCCTTCGGGGACGAACGGGTTGTGCAGGACGTGCGCGGTGGCGTCGGCGGCCGACAGGGTGATCGTCACGATGAACGCCGTCGCCACGAAGCCGAGCAGGAACAGCACCAGCAGCTTGCCGCGCCAGCCGGGCAGCAGGCGCTCCAGCATCGACAGCGACCCCAGCCCGTGCGGGCTCTGCCGGGCCACCGACCGGTAGACCGGCAGCGCGCCGAACAGCGTCAGCGCCACCAGCAGCAGTGTCGCGACCGGGCTGAGCGCGCCGGCGGCCAGCGCGGCGATCCCGGGCTGGTAGCCGAGGGTGGAGAAGTAGTCCACGCCCGTCAGGCACATCACCTGCCACCAGCGGTGCTGCCGGTGCGTCACCTGCTCGTGCTCGGCGCCGCCGCGATGGTGCGGCCCGTGCCTGTGCCCCGGCCGATGCAGTCCCTGCAGCAGCCATCGCCGCACCGCGCCCCCGGACGACGGTCGCACCGACGTGCTCATCCGCGCTCACCCGTGCCTTTCCGACCCGCTCGAAGCAAAAGGGCAGGACACCCTACTGAAACCCCGATCCGGCGACGACCAAACGTCCCCCTCGGCGCAGATCGGGCCGGATCCGCCGATCCCGCAGCTCAGCGCCTTGCGACGGTCCACCGGACCGGAGCGGGCCCCGGCGGGCCGGTGGGCGTTCCGGCGCGGTCGAGGGGGTGCGTTTCCGCCAGGGAGATGTGGCCCCGGGGGCGGCTGGCCTATGATTGTCGCGTGGCAACTATTAGGCGTCGCTCGTGACGCTGTGTGTCCGGTGGGGCGGGTCGGCGGTCCGGTCTCAGCAGGGATCCGGCGGCCTGGCGCGTTCGGCGAACGCGGCCAGGCCCTGGCCGAGGCGTTCGCGCTCCTGCGGGGTCATCCGTTCCAGGACCGCGTCCAGGTCGCGGCGCCGCTGCCGGTTCAGGTCCCGGATCAACCGGTCGCCGGCGGGCGTGAGACGCAGCGAGACCTGGCGGCGGTCGGTGCGGACCGGCACGCGCGTCAGCAGTCCCGCGGCCTCCAGCCGGTCGCACAGCCGGCTGGCCGAGGACGGCATCGCCTGCAGGTCGTCGGCCAGTTCCCGCATGCTGATGCCGGGATGCGCGGCGACGATCTCCAGCGCGCGCAGCTGCGAGGGCGGGACGTGCCCGGCGACCTGCTCCTGGGCACGGCACCACACGGCGATGAACGCGCGTCCGGAACGTTCGAGCGACTGGTCGTCGGCGGCCTGGATCTTCTCCTGGCTGGATTCGTCCACCGGCTGTCCTCGCCGTTCGATGGGGGGCGGTCACAGGTGGTCGTCACATCCCCACGGAACGCCCCGGTACACCGGCGTTCCGCCGAACAGGAAGGCGACGGAGGGCGAGTGGTGCGCGACGCGGATCGGGACCCCGCGATGACCTGCCCGGACGGCTCATCGGGAACGGACGCCGTGCCGCGCGGCGATGCCGTGGTGGCCGAGACGCTGCGGGCCAGGAGCGGGCGGATCGCGCACCGCTGGGCGGAGACGGCGCTGTTCCAGGCGGCCTACCGGGACCGTCGCGAGGCCGCGGTCGAGGCGGCGCACCGGCTGGTGGACGCGCTGGCCGAGGTCGCCGAGACGGGCCGCTGCACCGATCCGCGGGCCGCCGGATTCACGCGGGCCAGGCCGTACCTGGCGGAGATCGCGGCGGCCCGGGCCATGGTGGGCGCCACCGCCTCGCAGGTCGGCCTCGAGGTCGCCGAGCTGTGCGAGCCGCTGGCCGCACTGGTGCGCGATCACGCCGACGCCCGGGCGGCCGTCGCCGAGCTGATGGGGACGCTGCGGCTGGTCGCGATGGAGGCGGGCGCTTGCTGACGGCGGACGCCGCGGCGCGGCGCGCCGGGAGGCCGTGCCGGGCCGTGCGGGGCGGACGTCAGGCGGGCATCGAGAAGCCCGCCGAGTCCCCGTCGTCCCGCACCGTAGCCGCGCGGAACCCCCGCAGCCCGCTCAGCAGGGCCGTCCGGTCGGCCGGGTCCATGCCCGCCAGGATCCGGGCGAGGGAATGCCGGCGGGCCTGCCGCAGTTCCTCCAGCAGTGCCCTGCCCTGGGCGCTGAGCCGCACGGTGATCACCCGCCGGTCGGCTCCCGGCACCCGCTCCAGCAGACCGGTCGCCTCCAGCCGCCCGCACAGCCGACTGGCCGACGACAGCAGCGCGCCCATCTCCTCGGCCAGCGCGCTGACGCTGAGGGAACCGTGCCGTTCCACCACGAACAGCGCCCGCAACTGGGTCGCCGGAACGGGGGCGGTCAGATGACCGGCCGACCACACCGTCGCCAGGACCCCCGCCGCCTCGTCCACCGCGGCCGCCAGCCGCTCCAGGTCGTCGGCGGGCGGACCGTCGTGGCGGGGTGCGGACATGATCCCACTGTTACACATTCCCGCCCGCCGCGAGATGATCCGGCCACCTCCGCCCCCTTTCCGTTCGCCTCGGCTCGCCTGGGCGATCCGACCAGAGACGAGCCCACATGATCAGCGAACGCCTCTCCGCCCTGGAACTCGCGCTGTGGCAGGCGCAGCCCCACGCGGTCGCCGACGCGGCGCGCACCGCCGTCACCGCCGCCTTCAGCGCCCGCAACACCGAGATCTGGCTG is a genomic window containing:
- a CDS encoding MarR family winged helix-turn-helix transcriptional regulator codes for the protein MDESSQEKIQAADDQSLERSGRAFIAVWCRAQEQVAGHVPPSQLRALEIVAAHPGISMRELADDLQAMPSSASRLCDRLEAAGLLTRVPVRTDRRQVSLRLTPAGDRLIRDLNRQRRRDLDAVLERMTPQERERLGQGLAAFAERARPPDPC
- a CDS encoding RsbRD N-terminal domain-containing protein, whose protein sequence is MRDADRDPAMTCPDGSSGTDAVPRGDAVVAETLRARSGRIAHRWAETALFQAAYRDRREAAVEAAHRLVDALAEVAETGRCTDPRAAGFTRARPYLAEIAAARAMVGATASQVGLEVAELCEPLAALVRDHADARAAVAELMGTLRLVAMEAGAC
- a CDS encoding MarR family winged helix-turn-helix transcriptional regulator, whose amino-acid sequence is MSAPRHDGPPADDLERLAAAVDEAAGVLATVWSAGHLTAPVPATQLRALFVVERHGSLSVSALAEEMGALLSSASRLCGRLEATGLLERVPGADRRVITVRLSAQGRALLEELRQARRHSLARILAGMDPADRTALLSGLRGFRAATVRDDGDSAGFSMPA
- a CDS encoding APC family permease, encoding MSTSVRPSSGGAVRRWLLQGLHRPGHRHGPHHRGGAEHEQVTHRQHRWWQVMCLTGVDYFSTLGYQPGIAALAAGALSPVATLLLVALTLFGALPVYRSVARQSPHGLGSLSMLERLLPGWRGKLLVLFLLGFVATAFIVTITLSAADATAHVLHNPFVPEGLAGWQVPVTLLLIAALGAIFLIGFSEAISIAVVLVAVYLALNAVVVGTALVHVAGEPQAVTDWRNVLTADYSSPLAMAAVSLLVMPKLALGLSGFETGVAVMPLIKGDVAERIRGARRLLTTAALIMSVFLITSSFATTVLIPAEEFEEGGEANGRALAYLAHEHLGDWFGTAYDLSTIAILWFAGASAMAGLINIVPRYLPRYGMAPDWTRATRPLVLIFTAVSFAITLAFGAEVEAQGGAYATGVLALILSAAVAATLAAATRRQRRAALAFGLVSAVLGYAMVANIVERPDGLVIAILFSTAIVVTSLISRATRSTELRVTSVTLSDEARRILGEVGDIRFIANEPDSRDQSEYIDKAREAWELHRLRSTETPIFLEITISDASQFESELRVTAEERHGYRILKAESPSVSNAIAAILLHVRDETGRLPHVYFHWAEGNPIGALLRYLVLGGGDIPPLTREILRQAEPDIKRRPVVHVG